Part of the Megalopta genalis isolate 19385.01 chromosome 6, iyMegGena1_principal, whole genome shotgun sequence genome, ATCCGTGGGCACACTCAGCAATCGTCGGTCGGCAAAGATGAAGGCCCTCGTAAGTATCCGATCCCGCTGCGCCTGTCGGAAGCGTCGAGCAGTGATTTTTCTACCGCGCCACATCGTCGTGGATCGCCGATCCATATCGGATCTTGAAGTTCGGGGTACGGTGAAGGTGACATTGTGGCGGTGCCAGTTTTACACTTCTCGCGGGCGACGCCGATACCTTTATCGTTCGCACACGGATTATCCGCGAAAGTGACATCTGCGCGCGTATGTCTTTTTGTTGTCTCGTGGAGCGGGACTCGGTAGTGTTGACGAGATGCCGCTAATTCGTTCGTATAGAGTATTCGTAGCTGTTGTTCCTTACCGTTTGAAGGATGGTCGGAGACATTTCTAAGCTAACAGAACAACTTTTGCAATTTAATGACAACTTTTGTTATACCTATTCGAATTTGTCTGTATCTATTTTCTTCCACATATTATTCATTCCGTTTCCTTGAGACCAAGGTTGACTTTCTGAGTGGGAACAATATGATCAAAAATTTGGTCTTGTTTATAGAAAATAAGAATTTAAATAGAACATTTTTGTGGCTCTGGGTAGAAATGAACATAGGTCCCACAATTTAAGGATTCAATATTCCTAGGTGCATATATTAAACATATATGCAAGAGTTGTTTAGTCACACCTTGGGAAAATAATTCCCAACATAGTGCAGAAACATGTTGTTCTAGACGAAGTCATTGCTTTtcgtgaaaataatacatatttataaaGTGTGCATTAATTGATACCGCTAGATATCTACGACACTTCACCCTGATATAACCAACTAGACCACGAAGTTttcaattttagcttcaaaacgtaATAGAAATATATTCGATCAAAATTATAAGATAtcaattaatttcgattatgAAAAACGGAACATGGGAAACTTCTTAATTGAAAAGTTCATGCGCGTATTAATAAGTGCGATGAATGTTTTAAAACATTGTTACTTGCCTTCGAATTTCCAGCTGATTCTGGCAGCTTTGCTTGCCTCCACCGCAGCTGCGCCGCGCCAGCGTCGCGAAGCTATTTGGGGAGGCTACGGTGGTCACGGAGGCTACGGTGGTCACGGAGGCTACGGTGGCCATCTCGGATACGCTCACGGGGTGGCAGTAGCTGGTCCATCTTTGGGATCAACCAGTGTCGCTGGTCCTCACGTGGGATCAGCTGTCTTGGCTGCGCCTTCGATAGGTCCAGCAAGGTTATCTGGATCCGTTGCTGGCCCGGTGCACGTTTCTGGTGCAGTTGCTGGTTCAGCGGTCGTCACTGCATCCGTTGCTGGTCCCGCACATGTTGAAGGTTACGGTGGACCCTACGACGGACCAAGTGGTGAGTATTCTTATCTTTGCTTGTCTAAAGATACAATTACTTAACTACGGTACGTTTTCACATCACGAAAATTATACGAGGCAATTGAAATACGAGAAATAATGTTACTTATGTAAGAAATAGGACAAGTAAGATATGTAAGGACAAATAAGGACACAGTTCCGTAGAAATGGGATTGAAGTAAATACTTTCCATAACGAACATTACTTTCGAAAGATAATCTTTGGTAGCATCGCACAGCTCGTATAAGTTGAAATATTTGTACcttaaagaataaataatatactcACATTAATGGATAATATGTGTAAAAAAAATTGATAGGAAATTtccgatttctttaaaaaaagtcCCATTGGAGACCTGAAGAATGAACACTCTGATGACAGAATTATTTGTTgagatttgaaaattgatttttataataatctaTTATATCTTCCTAACTTTATTAGGATCTAAAACATGTATGAATGTCGTGAGAAAGAATAATTAATGTCATACAACTTAACTCTGTAATCTTAATTGAATCAAATAAAGTATCtcaattttatgcaaattttgaGGTTGTTGCCATGGTAGTCAAAGTGTTCAAGCCTGAAGTTAAAATGAGTAGAATGAAAAGGTTCTTGCACATTTCTCGTGAAATGCATCTTAAGGATCACTTCTGTAATTATTTCTAAATAACGTGTATGAGAGTTTAAAAATTACCATTCATGAAATTGTAGGACTAGCCTACGCAGGTCCAGGATACGGTTACGCTGGCTATCCAGGTTACTCAGGATACGCAGGGTACGCAGGGTACGGAGGCAATGGTGGACACGGTGTGGTGCTGGCGGGTCCAGCATCCCATGGAACGGTTTATGCAGGGCCAGCCGCTCACGGTGCAGTACTCGCAGGTCCAGCATCTCACGGTGCAGTTCTCGCGGGACCGGCATCTCACGGAGCAGTCCTCTCTGGGCCTCACGCAGGAAGCGCAGCCGTGTCTGGGCCCAACGCTGGTTCGGTAGTAATCGCTGGTCCCTCCGGCAAAATCACGGCTCATGGAACCGGGCATGGTGGAATCCACACCGGCCATTGGTAGAGAATGCGAACTGTGAAGAAACGAAGAGTTTTGGAAACCTCTCGATACCAACCGCGTCGAGTTACAAGATTTACGATAGTTGGAAGTTGAATCCCCATTAAGGACAGTCCATCGAGATATCGAACTCGGTGATCTGTATTACACGATGTTCCCCGCGTGTGACACACTTTTATAATTACgtttttaaataaatagatagtaCAATGTTTGATACAACGATCGCCTTGTGTGGAGTATTTTTTTACGGACACGGTCTCTCGTCTATACTGTAATTTTCATTCTGATCTCCTATGGTAATAGATAAATACGATTCAATTATTACAACCAGCAGATATGTTGTCTAATTACGATAACCATTATTATTATCCATTAACAGCTTAGTTTTTTCAACCCGATCCGTAGTTGCCTGAAACGTCCTCTGTCCTTTATCGTCGATGTAAATTCATTATCTCTTCACTTTATCGAGCCGTAAATTAGTTACCCGCCTATTACCGGCATCAGCTGCTTCCGTTTCGATTAAAGGAGTCGCGTGGAGTTCTAACGTAATATGTTGCCTGTCTGCATAGTGATTTCATAAGTCCATCGTCAAGATATCCTCGAAATTGTACTAACTCATTGAACTAAAAGGTTCAGCATTCTTGAACTTCAcacttttcattaaaaatcaattaaaattatatcagtttataTTTACATCggtacaaaaattaattttctagaCCTTCAGTCCTTATGTGTTTCTCAAAAATAGTTGCGCAGGATATTCTCTTGGGCACTTGATGTGcctaattgtattttatttctagTCTCGTATATTAAAAGAGTACTTTGTTTCTTGTCTTCATCTTTCTAAATGATTTTAAAAATAATCTTTTTTGCTCAAAAATTCGCAAACAgttaaaacaaaattatttgctgTCTCTGTcaatgattatatatataatattatatatatatatatataatattagatatatattatatatataacaattgcTCAATTAATCAATTAGAAATTAGTCTCTCCTATTTAAAATACGAATTTGGTGGATTATCAATGGCGAAGCATATCTGGATTAATTAATTCACCCACAGCATTGAAAATGATCATGAATTATTGTGAAAAATTCATTCCTAGAAATACGTATGCAAAATGTGGCATTTATTGTGAACAGAATTAAAGCTATCAAATGGATCTAGTAGATCGTTACCGATCCCGTGGTTTGTAATGCTTATCTCCCTGTAACGTTCGAGGATTGTGCGGGTCGATAATTTAACGTACAAGGAACCGGAATCGACTTGAACAGTTGACACAGATCCGTCCCGTTAAAACGATATATGCCGGATCGAGAGCTGCAGAAAACGATAAGGTCATTGAAAACGTGACTTCTGATACGGTTCGTCAATTGTTGATTGTATGTCGCTGACAGGATCAGAATTGATCACTAATTGATCACGAATTCCCGCATCGTTGTTCGATAAGATTAAACCTTTGAACTGTTATCTAAACATAGAATTGTTGGCACCAAAAATAGGAACGACCATTCTTACTTACGAACAATACTGATGATCAGAAAACATAGACGAGATTACGTTTCCCAAAGGGCTATGCAacacattatgtgtttcgatggtCAGTACGCGATACGTAGCGATCTTTGTACGTTGAACAGGAGTTTGCAAAACAGTTTCTTTCCGTGCTGTTGATTTTGGAAGATTCAATTTTCAAATGAAAGCAGTTTAAAAATATTCTCCCCTTTAATTGCAAAAGATGCAAAAATGTTCATTATCTCAAACAATTCTGCACACTTTTTTCATTCTTACTATACCAAGGTGATACTTGGAATGTGTTAGGTAGATCACATATTCTTAAACATTTCAAAACAGTGACAGATTTCAAAATGTCACGTTCCGCATTAAATGGCTTTCGTTCACAATTATAAAACAGATGTGGAATATGTTATCTTAATCTGTCATTTATTATACCAGTTTATATTACTTAAAACTGATCGTAACTGCGAATCACGTACGATACACAAGACAATGAATGCGTTAAGCATTTAAAAATCATTTAAAAAGATACCTAGCTAAGTGCAAGTGTGTTACATTCCTTAACCATTAGGGGAGTTTTCAGTGGTAAATAGATCTACATGGGTCGCCAGAGCTCTCATTCCGCCAAAGGTCCAAGAAAAAATCTCTTGTTACCTAGGTCAGTGGACACAGGTGTTTAAACATGCAATTTGAATAACATTGAATTAACGAACGTCGCGCGCACGCTTTGTAAAAGTTTGTACAAGGGACGGCGAGAATTTTCAACGTTATCTCTCCTTACGCTCGGTCAAGGAATTTATCGTAGGATCAGCACACGACAATTACCGTGTGTCTCGTTAAGGTTAAACTGGCTCGTACTGCAAGAAATACTTCGACCGTGAACTATTTTTATGTAACGGTTTTTATCTGTAGAACAATGGCTATTTAAACTGTTGCAGACGAGTGAATTTTGTCGCATAGGATATTCATCCTAGATTGTTAACCTTTAACTTCTTAACCTTACACTCAACCTGTTGAATTGTAGCATTTCGTCACACATTTTGTCAAATTTTAGATTGTACTGTCTTTAGAATGATTCGATAATTTCACTCAATTACTTGAGATGAAAAACTTTTAGCATCATGTTTTCCTGGTTTACGTAAGTTTATCTGATTGTTAAATACATTGATATCAATGTAATAGAAAAACCTCATAAAACTGAGTAATGCGATAATATgagtaaaatgaataaaatgaataaaatgagtaaaatgataataataacttcAACATAGTATATTTTTAACATTATTTCGAACCTAGTATTTTGCACCATTTTGAACATAGTATTTTTAATAGTCACACTATTTCCAACATAGTATATTTAACTATTAAACTATTTtcaacatatataatattataattttgcaGAGTAATATTAAGTACAATATTCTCCATTCCCAATGATGAGTAAAATATTCGTCACATTGCAATAGTTTCCAAATTATAAGCGCAATACAGCAAAGTGATAAACGTGATAACGTGATAAACTTTGCAATAGAGAAATGTGACAAATGTTGAGAGTCGACACATAACGAAACGAAttgaatttataaatttttaatgcTAGAATACGGTTTTCCAGAGCAAATTGCCATACGATTTGCAGCGTAGAATAAGCTCAACGCTGCCCTAAAAAGCCCACTTGAATCTAGAGCAGCGGACGATTTATCACATGATTCATGCGAACCTTAGAATCACTTGCATATAACCATACCTACATTTTCTGCTCCTCGGGGAAGATTTATTGCCAAAATCGCGGGACCGGGATCTCTTTTACGCCGTTACCTACAAGGATGAATATCAGGAAGCAGGTTCGAAGAAGGTGGTTCCGTTTCTATGGGAACATCATGGCCCCTCGACGGTGCATCACCTGCACAACCTTCCGTTTCAACATCGATGATTGCATTGCGAGAACGCGCCAATCCACTACGAATTCTGAAAGGTCACCTATTTGCGATCGAACTTCCATTGGACAGTGGAAACTAAAAACCATAAATGTGCAATAACGTGTCGGCTTGTTACTTTCTTCCCATTTAGTAGCATTCTTTACTTTACAAACTGGTTTTGAAGTTATCATTTGGATATTTTTCTGAAAGGAAAATACCACCTACTGTCGTTAGTGGTACTATGTAACTTTGCTCTTCTCTTGCTGTTCTAAGTTTTTGTGATTTCAGTATGCAAACAAAATCTGAGAAAATTCTGAGATACTCATCGAAATCTCTAATTTGACATACGTGTGTCAATTAAACATTTAACGTGAAATATTTAACGTTTAAAGCCCGTTTTGAAAAAGTAAACTCTTCGCTGGTATAATCAAGTATTTCTGACATTTTATGGTAAAAATTCAATTGTCCATATTTTTATTATCGTATACATTAGGTGGCTAAGAATGATATGGAATGGATGATTTATCTAAAGTTAGATTAACACATTTTCTCATCATCTTTATTTGAGGTCTATCATGATCCCAGCAGATCAGTTATATTTGTAAAAATTATTGTACCAATTAAGAGTTAAACAAAGTCGTCTAACCCTAAATGACCCGTAGTGAAGGGTTACACACTGAAGGGTTAACACGCTTTCCATATGCAAGGTATGcaaattttttcattttgcCCAAACTTTTCTATCGAACTGAGTATGTAGCAGTgactaaaatatttttacaagatataaatataaataatttgtagATTCGGCAGATTTGCTATTTAAACATTGTTAGCTACGATGTATTGCAACATAAATTACACAGTTTTCTTCCATAAACGCTTGCAACTATAATCGATAATGGAAATAGTTGGTAAGACTATTGAAGAAAAAAATACTGTACACGTTTCCGTTTCCTTTTCTATTGTCAGAAAAAGGCAACTATTTTACAATACAAAATATAACTACTTACAAAAACGTGAATATTTATGTACATGATTGTTGTCTTCATTTTATACGTTACGTATCCCGTTGATGTATTCACGGCGTTATTATAATATCTTGCGAACGTATACTATGTATAGACGCTTTCAGTACCAAGATTATTTTTGATCCATTGCAGGATTGCTGGATTTTCAATTATGCAAAATGTAAATGTGTTATTTATTTCGATGCGGACAATCATGGCGCGCGCTCTGCTGGGGTCCTTTAACAATGCGCTCGCGTATAATTGTTAGGAAATAAGGGACTCGTTCTATTCTAAGAGCGGGTGAGGTAGATTTTCGATGTAAATGGCCCAGAAGTTCGTTACTCTTCATTTGCTTTGTCTTCGGTGCTCTGCTTAAATGCATCGAGTTAAACGCAACGAGCGAGAGATTCGTTCAGAGTTATTGCTCGTTCCCCAGTAACTTTCTTGGAACGCCTCAATGTGGTTTAAATTTTATGAGCTAGATCGAATTCGAATTTAGCTTACAACTCAACATTCGGAAAAAACGTGTCGTGTAGATACATTTATGGGACTGGTGTACGTTTACGCTATTTTCTCATCAAATCTAAGACTTTATACAAATATATTGCCCTTTTCAAATCATTTTATACAATCGAGAATCAGTTACGAATTTATTTCTGTTAAAAGATTCGTCGAGTCAGAATTTAAGTGActttataaaatgtaattcaACGCACAAGAACGTTGGCCATCAATTATTTGTTAATACCTAAAGTCCGATTTTCTTTCACTTGTTATTAACACTGAGTTGCCGAAGATTAGATAAAAAATGAACCATAATTAGTTAGGTAATATGTGAGAAACATTCCAAATATCTTGCAGTAGCTTGTCCAATAAGAAcccataattttttattaacgtggaactgtatttttaaaaatgtttttgcCATTGAAAACAAACCATCGGTCCTAGCATTTGTTGAATGGCGCTGGAAACTTTCTCATTCCATATTGTAAAGAATTATATTTATGAAGTCTAGTTTgtctaaatcgaatgttttaaaaaatgcgtAATGTTTTACACTAATTTTGCACTAATTTAGTAGACAACTTAATATTTTGTTCTGATTCAagctttcaattatttcataACTCTGTTCCACACAACCATTTCtgtgaatattatatatgtatacattataatatcatagcgtatatattattatacatattattatatatacgcGTTCTATTTAGAGTGTTTAAATTAAAATACTTTTCAACTATTCTAATCTAACATGCTTGTCACGATTTCGAGTTCAATAGCATAATTGTCAATAACTTTTTTCTTTCTAACAATCCGTCATACAAGACATTCCCCATGTAATTGCTGAAGTTCGTAAGCCCAAGAGCACTTAATGTTGATGTAGAATTCTCTATATGGTTCTAATAGCAGTAAATTTTTACAAGATCCTTGAAACAGGCTGAAGACCGAACGAAATCCGCGGAGCGCTAGCGCAATCGTGATAAATCATTCAAATGATCATGGGTCGAAATCGTAACAGTGACAGGTTGTTGACTACCGGGAACGTACCTACTGTAACAATCTCGTTGAGCATAAAGCACGTAAGTTAGATTGTTTTCGCGTTCCTCGCGAACCCCTGTGCTATTTCGAACGAGAATGACAGGAGGTGCGGCCGATAACGAGGTAGATACGGTTATGGCTGGATCGTTAATGCCTCGCGAGTTGCCGGAGATCGAGGAAGGTCGTTCGATGGATCCTTCGACGGGGAGCTGGAGCTACCGTGGACGATGGCCGCCGACGCTCGACCCGTGACTCGCCTGGGAATACAAAAATCACAGGGAAAGAGATACAGAGAGAAATTCGTTAACTTCGCCAGAGATATTGACATCATTTTATGGTCCGGCATAGTGGCCGTGTCAAAAAGGATTACGCATGGATCGCACGCGGATAAACGAGAACACGTCGGTATTTAAAGATTGATCGGAATCACGAGATTTATTCCAGTTGTTGCCTCCATCTTTCAAATCGTCGGATACGGTATTTCGTACCGTTACCGAAAAAATAGAAATGATGGCTGCTATATGTCTGGTGCAAATCGGATATTTGTAGTGCTCGCGATACCCCGTACATAGTAAGTCCTGAAAAGTGGCATGGAAACGAGGAAATAAAGTTCTCTACGATACGTTCTCGCAGCGAGCAATGCCACGAAAATGAAGGAACACCGATGTGCTTTGGTTCCTTTCCGAGAACGAGAATAGACAAACGAAAACACGATTCTTTCTCGACTCTTCCGGCAACTCATGGGAGGGCAAATATATGTGATTAACGCTTACCTCGGGAACCGATGCGACTATCGAGTACCAGGCATTCATGGATTCGAGAGCGAGATCTATGATGGCGGCATCTTCCATGATAAACGCCATTGGGGGTCGGGGCAATCCATTCGAAGATGGCTCCAATTAAATCTCGGCAGCGCGATCCGGCGATATCTGCGCGTTCGTAGCCTCCGGTCGCTACCAACCCTAACCGATCGGGTGGTAATCGCGGAGAGGCCACGCTGAGCAAACGGAAGCCACCGTGATCCCGAGCAGCGACTTTCCATCAGCCATTACGGACGAACATTGCCGTTCAAGCTGATGCTAAGTGAGCTTTTATAGACGGCACCAGCGAGCACGTGGGTCGGTGAACTTATTGGGGGTAAGGGCGGGGCTGCGCCCGCAATCTCCTGAACCGTGACGGGGTGCAAAAGCTCGATCTGTCAATGCAAAAATTTACCGCCGCGTGTTGCAATCCTGAGTCAAATTGGAGACGCTGACCACACCTTGGAGACACTCTTCCGCGCTGCGAATCCGGTTTCGAGCGCGccgatcgaataaatataatcGAATAGATCGAATAAATCGAATTTAAAATGTTGCAATTTCTTCGGTAACGTTTCCACCTGCAggataattattaaattttcatcAAAACTATTAACGATCTTGTTTCATCTTCGACCACTGCGAATCGCGTTCCCAATGAAAGATTTCTTAATATTGTAATACTAATATACATTGTACGAAATAATTTTAAATCAGGCGTAAAAGGAGTCGCGTGATAGAAAAtttctcggctcggctcggaatAGATAACAATACGAATCATATGGATGTCATTTCTTTTGTCAAGGTGTTCTAGAATCCCGAAATGgcagaaattaatttataattgtttTAGAAGTCGAAACGATTTTAACATCTAATATTTCCCTCTGAATTTTAAAACGAATATTATTCTGACAAATGTTGAGAAATGCAGATTTTGTAACACTGCCTACtgactaattatattatatccatGGATTCATTGTTCAATTATGTTTATGTATCTGTTAAGCATATACTCACACAAGTAACGTTCATATCAGTCAACAAATCAATAGATTGAATTTATACTCATCCATAAAAATATTGCATAATTAATTGTCTTAACAATGATTAAGCATCATACTCGTGTCTAAAAATGTTTACTATCAAAAGTTCAGCAGCTCGGACGATGCGGCGAATGGACAGAGAATTCGAATTGAACAAATATAACGTTGATTTAAACCCATATATATTCCGATATCGCACGTACAGTTCTAATATTTTTTCGCTGCTATTATTGTCATTCGCTGTTCCGTTCATAACAATCACCGTAAAgtgaaaatgtattttttattcTTCCAGTCGTTTGAGAGAAACCAATCGAATTTTTCTGGACAACTGCAGTGTTTGATTAAAAGAGAACGGGATCGGAAACGACGTACGTCGCTCCAACGGTGATTAACGAATGTGCCGAATTCGCTTCTGTAAACGACTTTGGTAATCCTCTTTCATCCCGTTGCAGGCTTTGTAATGGTAAACCGGTTACAGGATGCGCCGATACGCATTACTTCCGTGTGGAAAATGGACGTCGGTGTTCCAGGCCTATTGGGTGACCTGCCAATATTCTAACAGCgtgttcttttttctttcatttccaTCTACAGGTACATACGGCAATCGAAATTACACAAAAATCTCGTAAAAATTCTGCAATGACATAAATCGTACATGTCACTCTTGTTTTTGGTGTGTTGTCGCGCAATAACATTGGAATCTGCATAGAAATATTTGACGGCATTCTGGAATAGCGTCACGAGTCGTAAAATGTTCAAAATAGATACTCGAATAAAAGATTTGATGTTCTCGATATACGTATATTTCTGCATGTAAAATATTGGAAACTGCGAAACGAAAATTTTAATTGAAGCAGTTGTAAAACTAATTCAACCCTGCAGCGTCTTTTCATCAAGAAACGAACTTTTCTCGGTgcaaaattatttcaaaattaCATGTTGGGatccgaattgtttcgaatcagAAAATAAATCTGAAAATGTCGGTAACTTTACCATTAACGTTTTGCATAAAGCGTTTCGCGTAGTTCGAGAATACACAAGTTACAGATAAAGCGAAAATGCGAAGAAAAAAAACGATTATTGACTCCCACTACGATCGCCAGTGACCTGAAAGTGCAATAATTTTCTAGGCGTGCAGGGTCGATGGTGGGTACACAGAACGCCTCATCGggtgaaaaaaaaggaaaaacggAGTCGTACGTGCTCTCGTAAACGAGGCGTGGCATTAAAGTCGTCCCCCGGAGAATTTTACGGAACCGAGgaacaattattcgaacaatcgCGTCGCCGGTCACCTTTGTCACCTTCGAAAGTGCACGCAACGCCCAACAATGATATTCCAAACGATCCGTGGCACGGTCGGTGATCCATTGCGAGGCCTGCTGCCACCGTAACACACGCGTATATCCGACTACAATGACACCGTCATTCCAGACGACAATCTCGGCCCGGGGACGGCGCGTGGGCTACGCGACCCGAGCCTCGCCTAAACGGATGCAACAATGCAACGCGTAATGGGCTCGACTGCCGACGCGTGCTCACCTAATTCAGCGTATCTTCATCACGAAATCGGGGGAGAGAGGAGGATAGGGATAGGACGAGGCCGGTCTTCTTGGCTGTGAAGGTCGCGACGATCGGTGCCAACCGATTGGCCGTGATATTTCACCGTCTTCGGTATGACGATCGGAATCGTCGTGAATGAAACCTGCTTCTGGATGTGAATACTTTTATGCATAGCGTTAATACATATGGAAATTAACAATGAAAGAGAGGTGAGTAGGCTTCAATCCGATCTGATGTAACGTTTCTCGTAATTAAGCGAACTTCCTGTGAGTAGCGGAATCCTTAAAAATGCTGGGAACGTCAATCGGCATTTGCTGTAACTGCTACATTGTCTAAAGCTTTCTGCGGCATTGGCAAGATGCTAGCacaaaatttgtttctttcTCGAATAATTCTTATCAGTTAACGATGACATGCTTTCAGCTGACTACTGTTCTGCATTTTACTTACACATCATTTGTCATGAATGGATAGTTACAATGGTATACCAAGGAACATTACGTAGATAAAAGTTAAACTCACCGAGTGCTAAAAATAATTGAACTTGCTTAAACCTCTTGCCACTTTTATTATACCGCACGCTTGACTTAAGAAATTTACTTAATCATGTCCTACAAAAGTACCTCTACAAATTGaatgatttcaaaataaaaaaatgtgagATCAGTCACTGTTGGTGTTAAGTTAACCCTAATGGACTAAATTAAATTTTCATATTACTGTTTGTTGGCATAAATGTACCAACGATTCTGATATCGAAGAATATTTGATCGAAGATTTCGATAAGAAATGACCACACAAAAATGTGCTATCTATCCAGCATCGAAAATCGCCGCGCTGTTTGCGTGATTTTTGCATCCGCAATTTAACAGAGGCTGAATCAAATGAGAAAATAACGCGAATCGACAGGTCACCCGCGGTGACATTTTTTGCTAGTGACCGGGTACACGACACAGCCACCGGGACAGTTACACGTTGGATTGAATTCCCTTACGCTATCGATATATATCTTTCTGTCCGGCTGAGTGCAATGTGTTCTGCAAGGTTAAACGCAATCGTAAAAACGTATCGAAACGGATGCAACAGTTGGATATAGAGCACGTGACCCCCGTAGGCTGCGAGGCGTTAAGCGTTTGTTCGTGCGTTGTCGGGCGGGCCGGCGCTGCTGATAAGCGTAGAAACGGCCACGCGGCCAGGCCAACCCGCAGAGAATGTTTGGCGTGTCCTGTGCCCCGCCCTTGGGGTTGGCGGGAGCAGCAGAGACCAAGACTGCACAACAATGCCCCTATAAAAGCGCCATCGAAGCCGTTCGATGTCAGCACATCCACTCCAGCCACCGAGGCAAACTCTTCTACAAGCTTAGCAGCCGTCAAGCCCTTCGACTTCCTCTTCAACATGTGCAATCTGGTAGCGGTCTTCCTTGTCGCGGCTCTGTCCACCGTGTCGGCAGCGCCGTCCTGGGCTCCCGGAGCTGCCCTAGCCGGGCCGATCCTGGGGCCCGCCGCTCTCAGCGGACCCATCGTTGGACCCTCCGCCTTGGCGGGCCCGGCCGTCGGACCTGCTCGCATTTCCGGTGCGGTAGATGGCGGCGCTGTGGTCACCGGAGCCGTTGCAGGACCTTCTCTAGTTTCCGGCAGCGTTGCTGGTGCTTCTTGGGGAGCTCCCTGGGCTGCTGCTGCACCATGGGGCGCTCCATGGGGTAAGTCGTCAGAAATTACACTCTTACCAATATATTTTTAGGA contains:
- the LOC117225910 gene encoding uncharacterized protein LOC117225910, whose protein sequence is MKALLILAALLASTAAAPRQRREAIWGGYGGHGGYGGHGGYGGHLGYAHGVAVAGPSLGSTSVAGPHVGSAVLAAPSIGPARLSGSVAGPVHVSGAVAGSAVVTASVAGPAHVEGYGGPYDGPSGLAYAGPGYGYAGYPGYSGYAGYAGYGGNGGHGVVLAGPASHGTVYAGPAAHGAVLAGPASHGAVLAGPASHGAVLSGPHAGSAAVSGPNAGSVVIAGPSGKITAHGTGHGGIHTGHW
- the LOC117225918 gene encoding uncharacterized protein LOC117225918 → MCNLVAVFLVAALSTVSAAPSWAPGAALAGPILGPAALSGPIVGPSALAGPAVGPARISGAVDGGAVVTGAVAGPSLVSGSVAGASWGAPWAAAAPWGAPWGAVLAGPASLPAALSGPVAAPALIAGPSGSIAAGPAGVGGIVSGGGHW